GCTGACTGTGACATTACATCCAATACCTTTCTACAGAAATACAACAAACATAACAACAGGGTAATATAGAGTACCTTTATCTATCCcacaaataatacataaattGGGTACACTGTGAttaaacattgtttaaaaaaaatggtgtatGTAGTCATTTAAATTGTGAACTGAACGTGCTTTCAGGCTAATGATTTTACATGCATActccaaaatgaattcaacaaCATGAAAATATAAATCATTTAAGTAAAAGTTACTGTGCAAGTCTAAATCATTGTTGTTCTTCAAACAACCCAGCTTAGACTGTGAGCTTTTATAGGGACACATCCGCAAAACAGgcggacttttattttgtttgtaaaGTGTCGTAAAATTGGAGTGACTCGTTCCTTTTTACGGCACGGGCTCTCACCGCACTGTCTGGGAGTAGTCGTGCATCCTTGAATCAATACGAATTCGTACTCCAGTAAAGGTAGGTTTTACCTGAAAGTATGTAAAATACTTTAATATTACAGCCAGGGACGGAAAACTGAAGCTGGGGTAAATGACTGAGGTCAGCTGGTTCTCATTTCAGGAGAGCAGCATGTGCGCTACTGCTGAATCCATCAGCTGCTTTTACGCGCTCAATCCTTCCGCGCTACTGTTTGTCGTTCAGACCCCGTTGTTCATCTGGCATCTGCTTTTTACAAATATGAACTACATCAAAATGGGAGAGGGAAATCTTACATGTGTGTAGCGGTGAGTTATTTAGCGGCGAGACTTTTCATCATGGCCGCTTGTGAAGTCCTGGAGGATGTCGTTCACTATAGTCGAGACGCGACTGCACGCCGTGGCAATGATCAGAGATTTGAACATTCAAAGGcctgttcattcatgtttttctCGACAAAACACGAATTGTTCCATTAAGAATCTTCAACGCCGGATGTTGAaaaaaataagattattttctTAGTGTATTTCGATTTTTCTTGTTAGTCTGTCAAAGGAATTCTAACTGACCAATGAGAACGAGACTTTAGGTCATGTGTCCGGAACCGGCTTCACTCCCAACAATCATTGCCaacacaacatttattaatttttaattttactgtTGTTACTGCTAAAAGTAGACTGTTTTATCCACCGTTTACATAtcattatatattgttattaaatagtgatatatatatatatatatatatatatatatatatatatatatatatatatatatatatatatatatatatatgcaatcaTACAACAATTTTACGTGCATTATTCCTTTAGTGCTAAGTTCACTTCTGATATATTGGTAATTTTAGTCTAAAGGCAGAGGTAAGAAATAGAGGTGAGAAAGGGAGCGGGGAAAAAAGTGTATTTAGGATTGTGCTTGAATGGTGTCTGATGTTATggacttcttttttttattattattttttttaggcaATGGCAAAGTTTCATGCACCTGTTATCCAGGACAATCCATCAGGATGGGGTCCTTGTGCTGTTCCTGAGAAGTTTAAAGACATGCCCTACCAGCCTTTCAGTAAAGGAGACCGACTGGGAAAGGTAAATTCTTGTTAATATTCACTGGCCAACCTCATTATTTTATGTTCTGAAATGTGTACTGTCATAATTGTAGTAttcaaaatgaatttcattcCCCAAAAGTTTATTGCTATTGTTTTTGTACGTAGGTGGCTGACTGGACTGGTGCAACTTACCAGGATAAGAGATACACAAGTGAGTGTtttcacattcatttttattcaccCACAGTAATTGCTATTAGGAGCGCAATGACTTGTTTTGCTGGAGTCACTTATCAGTCACAATTGTTCTCTGTTCTGTGTAGATAAATACTCATCTCAGTTTGGAGGCGGCAGTCAGTACGCTTATTTCCATGAGGAGGATGAAACAAGCTTCCAGTTGGTGGATACTGCTAAGACTCAGAAGACCGCCTATCAGCGGAACCGTATGAGATTCGCTCAGGTAGAGCTGCTTTCTAAACATTTGAGTTTTTGCTCTCTTACTCCAGCCTCGCTTTAATCATCTATAGTTCTCTCATTTCTGAGTCTTTCTTATTATGTGCTTCTGTTCTACAGAGGAATCTTCGGAGAGACAAAGATCGCAGGACTGTTACTCAGTTCAACATGCAGACCCTGCCTAAGAGTGCCAAGCAGAAGGAAAGGTACGTTCTGCTTAACTAGTAgaaaaaccacacacacacacacaaaccctaGTCAACACATACTCAGCCTCATCTTTCTCTGAATAGGGACCGTATGCGTTTGCAGAAGAAATTCCAGAAGCAATTTGGCGTTCGGCAAAAGTGGGATCAGAAGTCTCAGGTATCAAATGCATCTGTTTCATCTCTTTTCATCTTTTCTTTGATCTCCAGCCACACAGTTTCACCTTCTctttaatttcagttttcaaTTTTTTGCACTGTTACCACTACcatgacattttatttcaggatttatttttcttttcattaatACCCTCAGTAAAATTTCATATCCATATTACATCCTTACTACATTTAccttttacatttaaagttgacatcaaataacatttttgtaaatgcatattattgatcttattgtgaacgaTTTATCCATgcgtattcatttctttttgacctCGTAAAATGACTGGGTGATATGGCCAAAAATTatcacatatatttatttatatttattatttcagttGCTATCGATAactgataacactttacaataaggtttcactAGATAACATTTGTTAACTTCtttatttaacatgaactaagaatgaacaatacttctacagcatttattaattgtaaatgttaaacatttactaatattaTATGCTCTTTATCATCAGAACATAACAAACACTGGCCAAACAggtgaacattttaaaaattcatattacatgttttgtctCTTAGAAATGCACATTTGACAGTAGCTTGAGTTAGGATAGAGATGTAAATTTGTTCATTAACCAAACAGTAGCATctataaaaattataacaaCCTAATTTTTATAGGGTAAAACTTGGTCTTTCATAGCTTTTAGATCATGTTAACCACAGGTAAAACCATGCGTTGCACCTCACTGCCATGATAAAAAGTAACTATATTGTTTCTGTGGTATTTATGAAAAACGGTAGCCTAAAGACATTTAGTATAACTCAAATGGATAAAGTGCTATAGCctattaattatattacattactcCTTTAATACTGTTAATGTctacattaataatataatttcatgTGAATATCCCACATTTCTGGCATAATACGTTTGTTACTAGAGTAAATCTATGGTAAATTTTGGTGATTTGTGGATTGAAAAGCTTTCTAACTGTATCGTTGCGGCACAATGTTTCTCCTGTTTTCCACATCGGCATTGAATATGTCAGCGCTGTTTCATCTGGCTTTGAACTAGTTTAAATCATCATGCATTTGATTTGTGGTTTGTATGGGAGAACACTGCAGATCTCTGAGCGCTCTTTTTAATGGATCTCACATTACACTCATCACAATACTTAAGAAAAGATATTTCATCAAGACTTTAAGCCAAACTGACTGTTGACAATAATACCTCACCAATATGGGCATATTTGGTTTTCATATCAACTGGGTATGACCGTATCAGCGCTTTTCACTCTTCTGCTCCTCAGTTGGCCAAATATCATTCTAATTAAATATCAGTCTAACTCCTCTCCTGTCACCTCAGGCCCAGCTCAAGCCCAGGGACTCCTCGGTGGAGGTGCGTAGTGACTGGGAGGTGAAGGAAGAGATGGACTTTCCTAGGCTCATGAAGATGAGATACATGGATGTGGCTGACCCGGTCGACATGTGAGCATTCTGACATCATGCTTGTCCCTGAGAGATAATTTCATATGAGTTTGTTGCTCTTGAGGGAGTCCTTCATTCTCTTCTCTTTCTCAGTGAGTGCTGTGGAGCTCTTGAGTACTACGACAAGGCTTTCGATCGCATCACCACACGCAATGAAAAACCACTCAAGAGCATCAAGAGGATCTTTCACACTGTTACCACCACTGATGACCCTGTGATTCGCAAGGTACGCTGAAGCACACTTGCACTCACCCACTTCGGTTGTCATTACTGCTGGCTGTCTGACGACTATATTGATGACTTTTGCTAATTGAGCTTTTTCTGAACGCAAATCATCCACAGCTGGCAAAGACCCAGGGAAATGTGTTTGCCACTGATGCCATCCTGGCAACTCTGATGTGCTGCACACGCTCAGTCAACTCCTGGGATATTATCGTTCAACGTGTGGGCAACAAGCTCTTTTTCGACAAGAGAGACAATTCTGATTTTGGTAAGCATGTGCTTCAGTTGAGTGTGGCTCATTTCGATGAATGTCAAAGGCCTTAGAGTCTTGAAGCTGGCCTTAATCTGGTTTAACTCTAGGGATTATTATAAATTTGCACTTGTCTTCATATGCAGGGCTCAACAATAAGGATTGTCCAGGGTCAGTGTGAGAGTGCCAGCTAGTATTGCATTCATTTAGTTTTTATACCTTACAAGTTAGAAATTGTGCTCATTTAAATACACCaccaaattaaaaatatcaagATGATTAACAAAGATGAGGTTTGGTTGAAAATGTCAGGGTTTTTTTTAATAGTCTTTGGTGGGCGATATGACAAATCTTATATCACGGTAtgagtaattttatttcatgataatgatatcacaatatagttatttttgctttaaataatgtttttatgttaTAAATTTGATAACATTGATATTTCAAAATTTGTCACCTTTTTCAATATCACAAAActaatactttttaaataaataaaaaaacaagcttactgaagacaagTAAACTGATAAAATAAGAGCAAAGAAGTTAATTACAAACAATAGGAAAACAAACTACAAAAGAacaaagacaaattaaataGACCTCTTTCTTTAATGTTCTTGATTGATTCAGTCGAGCAGTGAGAGATTTTCTCTCATTAATGGCAGgcggcagcaggtatattaggctgctgtcacttttaAGAGCTGCATGGATCTAATATACTcagggcctgtttacacctggtcacttcatgcgttTTACTGACCGCACATCTATCTGATTTGTTAAAACGGTTGTTAACAGTTGtctccacaaaaaaaaaatatatatatatataaatccgATCCTCAATTCATGCACTATGTGCAAATTTAACGGAGTTCACATCAACAAAAGCAACAGAtatgagctgcattttatttatcatcAGCTAATTTCAAGAACAAAGACAGCAATAGGAGAGAGAGCAGCATCAGCACTGGTAAGATCATTTAGTCACTACTTGtaatgaagatgattgtgtTGCGTGTCTGTGACttactttcagtttcatttgtGTCAGTTTGCGCGTCAGATTGCTGAGGAGATGCTGTTCATCTGCGACAATGCGTGTTGTAGTAGCACTGGCTTATCTAGCTATAACACGTCATATAGCCTATTACACGGAGGAGTACAATTTACTAATGTGGCTCCAACAATTAAACCTGTCCAGTTTCATCTGGAATGAGTCTCAAaccacctcctgaagtggtttTTATGATCAGATTTGAATCCGTCTCTAAAGCATTTCGGAGGGCATTTACTCCTGTCAATTATCAATTATTATAAACACTTAATGTAAATTTTTATAAATCACTAAATGTCATCttcatattttacatttaacgTTTAATGATAACTGTATTTATCTGACATCTCAAAATGTtgcaaaaatgaaatgtttagcaacatttttataaattgcaATTATTTATATTAGTTGGGCCATTGAAAATTGAGTTGGACTAAAAAAGATCTAACTACTTGTGAAATAATCCTAACTGTAAAGCCCTGATATACcagttgtttgtgtttttgctgCGTAAAGTAATGTATGTGAAGTTGTAAAGCTTAAACTCATTCTCCCTTGTAGACCTGCTTACTGTGAGTGAGACCGCGAATGAGCCTCCTCAGGACGAGGGCAGTTCCCTCAATTCCCCCCGAAACCTGGCCATGGAGGCCACCTACATCAACCACAACTTCAGCCAGCAGTGTCTCAGAATGGTATGCTTGTGTTTTTCCACCATAAACCACCCATTAATGTGATACATTAACATCCATATTCTGTTTCAAACAAAGACATTTGTGTCAATGCATTTTTGttgctttgttttcagggaggaGAGAG
The window above is part of the Chanodichthys erythropterus isolate Z2021 chromosome 3, ASM2448905v1, whole genome shotgun sequence genome. Proteins encoded here:
- the eif3d gene encoding eukaryotic translation initiation factor 3 subunit D → MAKFHAPVIQDNPSGWGPCAVPEKFKDMPYQPFSKGDRLGKVADWTGATYQDKRYTNKYSSQFGGGSQYAYFHEEDETSFQLVDTAKTQKTAYQRNRMRFAQRNLRRDKDRRTVTQFNMQTLPKSAKQKERDRMRLQKKFQKQFGVRQKWDQKSQAQLKPRDSSVEVRSDWEVKEEMDFPRLMKMRYMDVADPVDIECCGALEYYDKAFDRITTRNEKPLKSIKRIFHTVTTTDDPVIRKLAKTQGNVFATDAILATLMCCTRSVNSWDIIVQRVGNKLFFDKRDNSDFDLLTVSETANEPPQDEGSSLNSPRNLAMEATYINHNFSQQCLRMGGERYKFPNPNPFVEEDMEKSEVASVAYRYRRWKLGDDIDLMVRCEHDGVMTGANGEVSFINVKTLNEWDSRYCNGVDWRQKLDSQRGAVLATELKNNSYKLARWTCCAILAGSEYLKLGYVSRYHVKDSSRHVVLGTQQFKPNEFASQINLSMENAWGILRCVIDICRKLEEGKYLILKDPNKQVIRVYSLPDGTFSSDEDEEEDDEDEEEDEEGEDS